One part of the Lotus japonicus ecotype B-129 chromosome 2, LjGifu_v1.2 genome encodes these proteins:
- the LOC130740714 gene encoding laccase-11-like: MAHMMSFPSHTCLLIILFGFIGLTSFPVEAAIKKYQFDIQVKNVSRLCHAKPIVTVNGRFPGPTIYVREGDRVQINVTNHVKYNLSIHWHGLKQYRNGWADGPAYITQCPIQTGSSYTYDFNVTGQRGTLWWHAHILWLRATVYGAIVIMPKPGTPFPFPQPAREFEILLGEWWHKDVEEVEKQGNKMGLPPNMSDAHTINGKPGPLFPCSEKHTYAMEVEQGKTYLLRIINAALNDELFFAIAGHNMTVVEVDAVYTKPFNTEAILIAPGQTTNVLVKANKLASRYFMATRTFMDAPIPVDNKTATAIFQYKGIPNTVLPSLPSLPHLPAGNDTVFALSYNKKIRSLNSAQYPANVPLKVDRNLFLTIGLGKNSCPTCINGTRLVASLNNVTFVMPQTALLQAHYFNNKGVFRTDFPDRPSTTFNYTGAPLTANLGTSIGTRVSKVAFNSTVELVLQDTNLLSVESHPFHLHGYNFFVVGTGVGNFDPSKDPAKYNLVDPVERNTVGVPTGGWTAIRFRADNPGVWFFHCHLELHTGWGLKTAFVVEDGPGQDQSVLPPPKDLPAC; this comes from the exons ATGGCTCACATGATGAGCTTCCCCAGTCACACATGTTTGTTGATAATCCTTTTTGGTTTTATTGGCTTAACCTCTTTTCCAGTTGAAGCTGCCATCAAGAAATACCAATTTGAT ATTCAAGTGAAGAATGTGAGCAGACTATGCCATGCAAAACCAATTGTAACAGTAAATGGGAGGTTCCCGGGGCCAACCATTTATGTTAGAGAAGGAGATAGAGTACAAATCAATGTCACCAACCATGTCAAATATAATTTGTCAATTCACTG GCATGGACTTAAACAATATCGTAATGGATGGGCTGATGGACCAGCTTATATCACACAATGCCCAATTCAGACAGGTAGCAGCTACACTTATGACTTCAATGTCACAGGGCAAAGAGGGACATTGTGGTGGCATGCTCATATTCTTTGGTTGAGGGCCACTGTGTATGGTGCAATTGTCATCATGCCTAAACCAGGGACCCCATTTCCTTTTCCACAGCCAGCAAGAGAATTTGAAATTCTGCTAG GAGAATGGTGGCACAAGGACGTGGAAGAGGTAGAAAAGCAAGGGAACAAAATGGGTTTGCCACCAAACATGTCGGATGCACATACCATCAATGGCAAGCCAGGACCACTCTTTCCTTGCTCAGAGAAAC atACTTATGCAATGGAGGTAGAACAAGGGAAGACTTACCTGCTGAGAATCATCAATGCTGCCCTCAATGACGAGCTTTTCTTCGCCATTGCGGGTCACAACATGACAGTAGTGGAGGTTGATGCAGTTTACACAAAACCATTCAACACAGAAGCTATTCTAATTGCACCTGGCCAAACCACAAATGTTCTTGTCAAAGCCAACAAATTAGCAAGCAGATACTTCATGGCTACAAGGACCTTCATGGATGCTCCAATCCCAGTTGACAACAAAACCGCCACAGCTATATTCCAATACAAAGGCATTCCAAACACTGTCCTCCCTTCTCTTCCAAGTCTCCCTCATCTCCCTGCAGGAAATGACACCGTTTTCGCTTTGAGTTACAACAAGAAAATCAGAAGCTTGAACTCTGCTCAGTACCCTGCTAATGTTCCCCTCAAAGTCGATCGAAACCTCTTCCTCACCATCGGTTTAGGGAAAAACTCTTGCCCTACTTGCATCAATGGAACCCGTTTGGTTGCTTCATTGAACAATGTGACTTTCGTGATGCCGCAAACTGCACTTCTCCAAGCTCACTACTTCAATAACAAGGGGGTTTTCAGAACTGATTTCCCTGACCGTCCTTCAACTACTTTTAACTACACTGGTGCACCATTGACTGCAAATCTTGGTACTTCAATAGGGACAAGAGTTAGCAAGGTGGCGTTTAATTCTACGGTGGAGCTTGTTTTGCAGGACACTAACCTCCTCTCAGTTGAGTCACATCCATTCCATCTTCATGGCTATAACTTCTTTGTTGTTGGAACTGGTGTTGGTAACTTCGATCCTTCTAAGGATCCTGCTAAATACAACTTGGTGGATCCTGTTGAGAGGAACACTGTTGGGGTTCCCACGGGTGGTTGGACAGCAATTCGTTTCAGGGCTGATAATCCAG GTGTTTGGTTCTTTCATTGTCATTTGGAGCTGCACACTGGTTGGGGGTTGAAAACTGCTTTTGTGGTGGAAGATGGACCGGGACAAGATCAATCTGTTCTGCCTCCACCGAAGGATCTTCCAGCATGCTAG